ATTTGTGTAGACTTTCCAAGTCTCTGAACCTTTCGAGGATTATAATGGAAACGGCTTCTGTCATGTACAGGAAAGTCAAAAAGATGAAGTTTTGTCGCGGAAGGTCCATTCGCAATATAACGGCTGCAGTTATTTACTTATCATGTAGACAATGCGGTATTCCAAGAACCTTGGAGGAAATTGCCACTGCTTCCAGTTTAGATAGGAAAGATATAGCAAGAAGTTACAGGTTTATAATTAGAGATTTAGAAACTTCTGCACCATTACCGCTCAGCAGCCACCACGCTACTAGATTCTCAAATAAATTGATGATTTCAAGTAGGACTGAGGCCATAGCCATAAAGATGCTTGAAGCTGCTAAAAGAATGAGGTTGACGAGTGGTAGGTCACCTACAGGTATTGCCGCTGCAGCTATTTATCTCGCAACAGTAATCACTAATGAAAGAAAGACACAGAGAGAAATAGCAGAAGTAGCTGATGTCACGGAGGTAACTATTAGAAATCGATATCAAGAGCTCTCAGAAAAACTGTTAATTGAGATAGAACTATAAAGCTGGTGCTAAAGTAGAAGATGTATAGAAGAAAGTTTTAGCGCGCGCGCTGCTATTCCAGTAATGCAACCTGCAAAAGCACTTGCAGCATAAATACTCTTCAAGAAATAATCGCCCGTAGAAAGTCTATTATTAGTTTACTTGATATGTTATAATTAAAGATTAACTTAGATACTTATAACATAGTTATTCCAATATACAATATAGTTGCGTGTATTGATTTGGTTAGCGAAGGTTTAGGAAGTATATTCAAGAGGAAGGATGGTAAGCACTTCGTATATCTACCATTGCCAGTAGCTGAAGATACCAGTTTTCCGATTTCATTCACAAAATCAAGAAAAGTTAAGGTTAGTTTCAAGCGAGGAGAAAATAGAATAGTGATTGAGGAACTTTAGCGCTATAAAAAAGTAATAAAATGATGATAAATGGTTGAAGCAAGAAAGAATATAAGACTCGGCTTCACTGTGGGTGCGATAGCTGGGGCGATTGTCGGCCTCATACCTTTTACCATAATCCAGATAGATACAATTATGGGATTGTATGAATGGATAGGCTTTGAGACATCACTCCCTAGTCTTACTGATCTGACCATTCAAGCCTTAGACCACATCAGCATCAATGCATTATGGGGAGCTGTGTTCGGCGCTTTCTTCGGACTGGTCTATGATAGCCTTCTGGGTAAGGGGTATAGGAGAGGGATTTTCATAGGTCTAGTCTATTTCACTTTTGGGAACTTACGCGCCATTTCTTTCATCGTAATCTATTAGATGGGTACCTTATTAGAAAAAATATGGTTGATAGCATTCACTATTAATGGTTCCATAGATAAATTCGTTTACGGAATTCTGTTTGTGTATTTTTTTAAAAAGTGGCGCTGATTTCGCATTCTAAGAAGTATTACTAAGATTAGCGCGCGCGCTTTATAGAATTTTTTTCGTCGTCGTCGCGCACCAAGGTACCCACACACACAGAAAAATGGATTTATAGTTATTTTTTGTAGAGGTATCCAAG
The genomic region above belongs to Candidatus Bathyarchaeota archaeon and contains:
- a CDS encoding transcription initiation factor IIB — protein: MTTLAKFEKTLQLTKCARADQKAKDGILKNSISRKCPECSSLNFIRDYDIAEIVCMNCGYVIDENIADTRPEWRAFDNEQRAKRNRVGAPITYTIHDKGLSTTTDWKDRGSIGGKLTSTQRMEHHALRQSQRRSHVLNTTERNLSLALSDLCRLSKSLNLSRIIMETASVMYRKVKKMKFCRGRSIRNITAAVIYLSCRQCGIPRTLEEIATASSLDRKDIARSYRFIIRDLETSAPLPLSSHHATRFSNKLMISSRTEAIAIKMLEAAKRMRLTSGRSPTGIAAAAIYLATVITNERKTQREIAEVADVTEVTIRNRYQELSEKLLIEIEL